The DNA sequence CTTCTCGGTTGATATTCAAAATAAGAGCCACAATGGAGTCTGAAACCATGTCGCTTATAGGATCTGATGACCAATGTACTGAAATGTGTTTATCTGTATCCTGCTTCACTGTCACCCGATCATGCACTCGCAATGTTGGCACCCCAGATTCCTCATCCACTGAAGACTCTacactctcatatatttgccTTAGCCGGTGTTTAATCACAGTGAAGCCACTAGCAAATGGGATGGTAATTCGTTGAGTGACATTTGCTGTGCACAGCTGTGAGAAGACATGAAGATCATCAGAAGCCATTATTTGATAACTGAAGCCTTTTTTTACCAGTAAACCGCTGACACTTTCACCAACTTCAGGGGTCTTCTCGGCAAGCCTTCCAATAGCTTTTGCCATTTTCTGTGAGTTAAAATACATTTCAACAGACTGACAATTCTTTGGGGTGAGGATTTTGGTGTTACGATCAGCAAACTGGGTCATCAGCTTCTGTTTGAGCCTCCCCATCTCATTAGCTTCTCCATGAACAAGGATTATATTAGGAGGCCTCAGCTCTTCCAAAAATGCAGTTGTCTGAACAGAGTCTGCATGAGCAGAGAATGAAATGTAATGGACCTGCATGTTGAGAGGAGCACTGAGTCCATTCATAAGAGTTACCTCCTTCGGTTCATTGATGATTGTTTTAGCTAGTGTCCCTTCAACCACATACCCTGGAATAACGCAtgcatttttcttatcagaGCACCACATATCAAATAGCTGCCTTGACAGCCCACTCTGAAGACCACCAGGGCTTGCCATCACCACTGACGGGCCTAcatctttgaaattttcaatGCTCTTTAGTGGTGATACGTACTTGAATATGAAGGGATTTGACTTCGCATTGCGGATCCTATCGTTCATGGAAAGGGTGTATGTCTCATATACAGATAAACATCTTTTTGCAAGTGGGGAAGCATAATAAATAGGAATATTTTGGAGCTCAGGATGGTTTGCCCAATACTCATCAAGGATCAGGAGAAGTTCTTGGGCACGGCCGAGTGCAAAAGCAGGAATTAAGACACGACCCCCTTGAGAGACGGTTGAATGGATAACATCAGTGAATCGCTTCTCTCTGATGTGCCGAGGCTGATGGTGCTGTACACCATACGTGGATTCAATAATGCATATATCAGGCGAGAACTGTGGGGTCTCAGCAGCACGGAGATGCCGGTCTTCTTCACGTGAATAATCACCAGTGTAGAGGACTCTAACGCCGGCAATATCAACCATAAACATAGCAGCACCAAGGACATGACCGGCAGTATAGCACCAAAATCGAATGCCCTCAACCTCTACTGTTTGATGGAAATCAATAACCTACAATTACCATACACTTAGACAATAATCATGAGAAAATCATTCATGTCTTGTTGGGTGTAAAGGATAAGATGTAAAGATTAAGATTGTACTGAACAGAGATAAATGGATCAGATGTAAAGATGGTGAGGTTGAGTCTATCAATGACCAAAATGTTAACCAATTCAAAGTACTAATATCGCCAACTGGCCTGCACCAAACTAAAATATTAACTGGGTCAACAAATGCCAACTGAACTCAGATTCTTGAAAGCACTACTTTTTCTGCACAAATCACTTGGAATTTTGgcagaaagaaaatatacatCCCCTATGAAACACAGCCACAACTACAAGCTGTAATGCTGGAAAATTTTGGTTGGTTCAAACATACATCATTAGAAACAACATAACTCAAATTTAGTATAAATATGTGATAGGGAGGTTCAGTTGGGAACAAAAACCTGTGGCAATAAACACATAGGTCATGGGAAGACAACAAACCTCAATTTTATCCATTGAGGCATTTATGTCCTGCTCATCAAACAACATATCTTCAACTGAAACTTTGCTCACTTTCACATAATCCGTCAAAAGCAACTTGTAGATGGCCTTTGTTGCATAAGTCATAAAGACTCGGCCCTTGAATGTGGTCTATCAAAAGTTATAGAGATATTAGTTCcctggaaaataaaatacaactaattatataattattcaTTCAGAAAGTGAAAACCTTCTCAAGAAAGTAAGGTAGGGAAGCGGCATGATCCAAGTGAAAACTGCAAGCAAAAAGTATGACCTAACATTAGTACAATTGGATGAAGAGTCTACAATAATGAGGTAACACTTCCACATATGACTTTGGCAGCAAAAGGTGAAATCAGACACATCTATAACCATGTtgtcaaatgaaaaaaaaagaagaaaaaagtctGATGTGTAGAATACAATGTGATTGTGCCTGGCGCATGACTTCTTACATGTTACAAAAATTCTTTACGTGATTGTCAAGAAGAGCACAGTACAACTGGCCCTAAGAAGAGAACCTTTCGATTTCCTGAACTGGCCCTAAGAAGAGAACCTTTCGATTTCCTGATTGTTGTTTTGGTGGCCTTTGTTATGTTTTCTGCATGGTTGGATATTTGCtcgtttattttgtttgtggtTTTCTATCAACTGTAGGATGAGGGATGTATCTTTTGTGCACTGCTGGTCCACTTCAATTGTATTCCCCATTTACTATTAGCATCTTTTTTGAACTGCTGGTCCACTTCGATTCTAATGCCAATTACTACTAGTATTTTTTATGTGTTGTATCTTTTGTAATGTAAAATATGTTAATCTGAGAATTAAGGGGGAAGGGGACCGCACCGCTCTTAGCAGCGAAATTTCAGAAGGAATTATTGATCATGGAGACAATATCACTTGTAAATAAAAACATGAGAAGAATTCATGACATATTATTTGACTTTTTCCTTCAAcaacattaaataaatttcttaaaataatcACATCTTAAAGAGCTCGCGTACATAAAATCCAtatctaaagaaaaaaaaaaagtaattatttTTACTAACATATCCTTCTTGTACAAAATCCAACCTTTTCAGGATCACTCAACCTACATACAAAGTCATATTCAATATCCGCAGACATACCTATTCATCATATGCTGAAATATGCCTATTTGAAAGTCCAGTCCTATAAGAATTTGGGAATCTAAGCACCTTAAATTTAACTCTCTTTTTTCTAATGGAAAATAAGTTTCAACAATTACCAAGGTATAAGGCCATATTTGAACATGATGTCATGCAACTATGGTCACAAGTGAttcttaacattttttttttttggacgaaagaTTCCTAacaattgtgttttttttccttcctcttctttgatttCAATTCCTGCATTAGTTTGATTGCATTGACACCACAAACAGCTGTCACCAAGTCTAGGTTTTCTGCTACCCAAATCTAAACAAAACATTTTCAGTTTTCGCCTCTTTCCAAACCTTGAACACATAATAACATATTCCAGCTTAAGAacttcaaaaccaaaaccgATTCCCTTGATTGGCCATTAATTCAACTTCAGACATAACTATTTTTCTCTTAACAAACCATCACTTCTTCTGGAATATTGCTTGTTGTTATCTATTTCATCCTACATCATTTTGGTGTAAAAGCTCTTTGTTGTAAATAGTTGGTATTGGACATTTAGTTCTTTGTAAATTTGGTATTTGAGCTACTTGTCCTACATTAGATATAATCTTTTAAactgataagaaaatcaaggaAATATGCACAAAGCAGTTTTCCTATTAAAATTCATCTCTTAAAACTCTAAGAAATTAgtcagagagaaagaaaaacaaagttcTACTCAACCAGAGTAAACACTTAAATGGTTAGCTCATTCAATTCAAATAAGAAATATTTTGACCCAATGGGTCATGTCTGATGGTTTTATCATTTCATAAGCAACTGACACATAAAATACTAGAGCGGCAGGAGAAGCAAGGACATTGCAGTATTGATGCTATGACTTATGAGTTAAGCATACgatgaaataaaagaaaaaggaaaaaaaaacatactgAGTAATGAGGAGGACATCAATTATGGAAGGATCAATCTCATCAAAGTACGGCAAAGCAGCCATGCCCGAATATGCGGGGTGAATTCCACAATCAAACTATCATTCATTGGAAGGTGACCCAAAATCACAAAagcaagaaagaagagaaaaacaaaattagagtAAAGAACAATAACTCTAGATTCAATActcaaaaaaagataatgcaTTTGTGTTAATGGCATACCAACACAGTTTTCCCTTTGTAGGACATATACACACAAGAGCGGCCGACTTCATTACCAGCTCCTAAAGGAGTTATGATCAGTTTATCATCTTCTCTTGATGCAGAAGCCTCACGCCGCTTCAGAGGTGAGGGTTGTGCCATGGAAGCCATTTTTACCCAGAATGTGTAAAGCCCTCCAATCAACCTGAAAGATAAACGTACCAGTTCCCATTATAAAGAcggaaacaaattaaaatttgggtGCTTAATTACCGAAATTGATTGAAATTTTGCATCCTGTAAAATTAACAGTTGTGCCTCCTCCCTAAGACAATAGTTGAGCTtaattgaagaaaagaaaaataacaacatAAAACCCACAACACAAGATGTTCCATTTCTTACCTTTAGTCTTCCCCAATCTTCacagaaaccaaaaataatagcaaaaacaaaaaagagaagggaaCCTAAGATTTAGAATAAAGCAGAGGGAAAAATAAGAGAGAAGTCAGTGTTCAAAGGTTTCTGAGAatgcagagagagagctaaaaccctaaaaagtGAGTGAGAGAGCGGAAAAGTACAGCTCCTAGTCGCTGTGGGACCGTAAGCTTCAGGCTTCCATGCTATtccttatttttcaaaaataaaaataaggacATTGTAAAATTTAATCGACCACAGTGGGAGTCGAACCCACGACCTTCTGATCCGAAGTCAGACGCGCTAATCCACTGCGCTATGCGGTCAGATGAAATAAAGGTGTTTGAAATTGACTTTAACCTATTATAATTAAACTGTctcagaagaaagaagaggacaACTGCGGtaaatgttttttaaaattttaatagattGTGAATGTATTGTTTTATGCTTATTTAATAACGTGTCATGTTTTAGCATTTTCATTAACCAAGGGTAAATGTGAAATTTTGAATGCTTCAATTTTAGGATTATTCCAATCCATTGAATTGAAGTGTCTAGCTGTTGTAACTTGAATTTAGTTTCATATATTATTTACGTAAAAAATGACAAAACAGTATTTATGGTATCACTATTATATGAGATATGAGACATTATATTCATCAACTCAATGGCAGTGCAGAAATTGGTGGATATACTCATGAAGCTGCCTTGGAATTGGAATAAAGGCGTGttattgtacttttttttctcgTGTTCAAGATTATTTGCAGTGCCTCGCTAGTCAAAGATATTTGCAGATGTCAGCTGCTACTTGACTCAACGAAGCACCATGTAAGAAAATTTGGGTACTCATTCATCAAAAAGAAGCAACCAGGAAGGTCAAAGCACTGTAAACGTCTAAACAGAAAACTAGTCCGAGTAGATTGACACATCAATCAGTTACGGCATTTGTCATTTGGTAGTTGCTACTGTTCACTGTTCAGTATTCATCTGTTAGcttacaaaattcaaaagtaaCTCAAAATACAGCAATGTAAACATCGAAGCACTGCAGCTAAGTTGCAGAGAGAGGGATTGGCTTCACGGCACTTTGGATTCGACGAAATGCCACCTTTACTTTTTCCTTGAGACCTTCATTTTCACTCTCAACATCCCCACTCTGTTTATCAAGCTGTGCCACATTCCCATCAACCCTAATCACTAGTTTCCCATTTCCTCCAGGCTTCACATCCCCAAAGAGTGATACAAGAAGTGCATGAATGACCTTTTCCACCTTCTTACCGTTCTCTTCCTCAGTTTGTACGTCCTCTGATTCAACAACTACCTTGGGGACTTCTCGgttaatattcaaaataagaGCCACAATGGTGTCTGACACCATGTCACTTATAGGATCTGACGACCAATGTAGTGAAATGTGTTTATCTGTATCCTGCTTCACCGTCACCTGATCATGCACTCGCAATGTTGGCACTCCAGATTCCTCATCCACTGAAGAGTCTacactctcatatatttggctAAGCCGGTGTTTTATCACAGTAAAGCCACTAGCAAACGGGATAGTAATCCGTTGGGTGACATTTGCTGTGCACAGCTGTGAGAAGACATGAAGATCATCAGAAGCCATTATTTGATAACTAAAGCCTTTTTTAACCAGTAAACCGCCGACACTTTCACCAACTTCAGGGGTCTTCTCAGCAAGCCTTCCAATAGCTTTTGCCATTTTCTGCGAGTTAAAATACATTTCAACAGACTGGCAATTCTTTGGGTGAGGATTTTGGTGTTACGATCAGCAAACTGGGTCATCAGCTTCTGTTTGAGCCTCCCCATCTCATTAGCTTCTCATGAACAAGGATTATATTAGGGGGCCTCAGCTCTTCCAAAAATGCAGTTGTCTGAACAGAGTCTGCATGAGCAGAGAATGAAATGTAATGGACCTGCATGTTGAGAGGAGCAGTGAGTCCATTCAAAAGAGTTACCTCCTTCGGTTCATTGATGATTGTCTTAGCTAGTGTCCCTTCAACCACATAACCTGGAATAACACAAGCGTTTTTCTTATCAGAGCACCACATATCAAATAGCTGCCTTGACAGCCCACTCTGAAGACCACTAGGGCTTGCCATCACCACCGACGGGCCTAcatctttgaaattttcaatGCTCTTTAGTGGTGATATGTACTTGAATACGAAGGGATTTGACTTCGCATTGCGGATCCTATCGTTCATGGAAAGGGTGTATGTCTCATATACAGATAAACATCTTTTTGCAAGTGGGGAAGCATAATA is a window from the Prunus persica cultivar Lovell unplaced genomic scaffold, Prunus_persica_NCBIv2 scaffold_97, whole genome shotgun sequence genome containing:
- the LOC18787995 gene encoding cleavage and polyadenylation specificity factor subunit 3-I gives rise to the protein MASMAQPSPLKRREASASREDDKLIITPLGAGNEVGRSCVYMSYKGKTVLFDCGIHPAYSGMAALPYFDEIDPSIIDVLLITHFHLDHAASLPYFLEKTTFKGRVFMTYATKAIYKLLLTDYVKVSKVSVEDMLFDEQDINASMDKIEVIDFHQTVEVEGIRFWCYTAGHVLGAAMFMVDIAGVRVLYTGDYSREEDRHLRAAETPQFSPDICIIESTYGVQHHQPRHIREKRFTDVIHSTVSQGGRVLIPAFALGRAQELLLILDEYWANHPELQNIPIYYASPLAKRCLSVYETYTLSMNDRIRNAKSNPFIFKYVSPLKSIENFKDVGPSVVMASPGGLQSGLSRQLFDMWCSDKKNACVIPGYVVEGTLAKTIINEPKEVTLMNGLSAPLNMQVHYISFSAHADSVQTTAFLEELRPPNIILVHGEANEMGRLKQKLMTQFADRNTKILTPKNCQSVEMYFNSQKMAKAIGRLAEKTPEVGESVSGLLVKKGFSYQIMASDDLHVFSQLCTANVTQRITIPFASGFTVIKHRLRQIYESVESSVDEESGVPTLRVHDRVTVKQDTDKHISVHWSSDPISDMVSDSIVALILNINR